The Urbifossiella limnaea nucleotide sequence GCGCAGGAAGCGGTGGTGACGGCGCGGGTGATGGGCGTTCACGCCGACCTGATCGCGGACGTGGGCGTGGCCGGGATTCACCGCGTACTGCGGCACCGCGACCGGTTGGCCGCGGCGGACGTGGTCGTGGTCGTGGCCGGGATGGACGGGGCGCTGCCGAGTGTCGTCGGCGGGCTGGTCGATTGTCCGGTCATCGCCTGCCCCACGAGCGTCGGCTACGGGGCGGCGTTCGGCGGCGTCGCGGCGCTGCTGACGATGCTCAACAGTTGCTCGGCCGGCGTCTGCGTCGTGAACATCGACGCCGGGTTCAAGGCGGGGTACGTCGCGGCGCTGACGGCCCGCCGGGTCGAAACCGCCCGCCGAGTCAGCGTGTGAGCGGGAACGGCGCCTCGGGGGCGATCGGGCCGGGAACCTGGGCCGCCGCGGGGACGCTTACCGCCGGCGAGAGGGCGCCCGGCGGGGCCGGCGGTTGCGGCGGCACCTCGGCGAGCGTCGAGACGGGCGGCGCGGTCGGGGCCGCTCCGCGGGCCGTGGTCGGCGGCACGGCCGGGGTCGTGGGAGTGTAGTTGGACGGCGTCAGTTGGGGCACGACTGGGCCGCCCGGAAGCGGGGCGCCGGGTCCGTAGTTGCCGGGCGTTACTGGTGCGTTGATGCCGCCAGTATAGCTGGGCGTCGGGGCGCCGCCCTGGGACGTCGTGCCGGGCTGGTAGCTGGGGCCGTTGGAGAGGCCGGAGCCGCCGGTGGGGCGGCCGATGTCCGGGACGGTGGTGCGGGCGCCGGGCGGGGTGGCGTTGCCGGCCTTGGCCTTGGAAACCGGAGGCGCCTTGCCGGCGTGGTCGCCCATGCAGCCGACGAGGCCGGCACAGCCCACCAGCCCGGCCCCGATCAGGGCCACCCGCCCGCGCAGTCCGTGCGGCATCGGTCGCTCCCTCGACCCGCGCGATCGGCCGGCGTCCGTGCCGGCCGCACCCCCGCCCGGCATCCCTGCCGGGTGTGTCGGGGGTGGTCACGCGTGGGGGCGGGCCGATACCGCCGTTCCGGAACCGGGTCAAGCCGATCCGGTGCGGTCAGTTCCGCGGCGGCATCGCGGGCGCCACGGGCGCGACCGGAACCGGCGCGGCCGGCGGCACCAGGGCCGGGGCACCGGCCCCCGGGGCACCCCCGCGGGCCGTGCCCTCGGGGTCGGTCATGGTCGCCAGCTCGCGCGGCAGCGGGAACGCCGGGTCGTCCGGGAAGTACTGCGGGTAGTGTTGCAGGTAGCGCGGGCTCGGCAGGGTCATCCCGCCGACCCACGTCTGACACCCGGCCTGACCGAGGCCGAGGGCGGCGGCGACGCACGCCAGCCATCGTTGGATTCGCATCTGGCCTCTCCCGGCGACCGGCCCGCGCCCGCGCCCCCAGGGGCGACGGCTGGTGACCGACGTTAGCGGATGTATCGGCCGCGCCGGCCGCGGGGTTGAGTCCGAATGTGCCGCGGCCGCGGTTTCCGACCCGACCCGAATCGTTGACCGCCCCCACCCCCGTACCTAGCATGGCCCACACGTCCGGCCGGTTCGCCCCCCGCCACCCGCCCGAGTCCCCCCGGATGATTGGCTCACGGAACGGCCCCTCGTCCCCGGTTCGCCGGGAGCTGCCGCTGGAACTCCGCTGGGACCACCACCGCCGGCCGCTGCCGGTTCGTTGGGTGATCCCGAAGGGCCGCCGATCCCGGGTGGCCCCCAGCGCTCCGCCGCCGACCGCGGGGCCGCTCGACTTCTGCGCACTCATGCGCCGCCTCTGCGACGACATCACCGGCCGCTGCGAGGTGCTGCGCCACGTGCGGATGCCGGCCGTGCTGTTGAGCTTCACCCCGTGCCGCAACCGCAGCCGGTACGGCCTCCAGGCCCGGGTGACGCCGTTGCGGTTCCGCGACGGCCGGCTCACGCGGCGGCACGGGCCGGTGGAGTACCAGGTGCAGCGGTTCGTGGTGGACGGCACCGAGATGCTGTACCTCCTGACGTTCTGCCTGCCGCGGTTCCTCGACCAGCCGTTCGAGGAGAAGCTGGTGACGGTGTTCCACGAGCTGTACCACATGAGCCCGGCGTTCGACGGCGACCTGCGCCGCCACCCGGGCCGGTACGCGGTCCACTCGCACTCGAAGGCGTGCTACGACGAGCGGATGGCGGGGCTGGCGAAGGAGTACGTGGCCGACCACCCGGAGCCAGACCTGTTCGAGTTCCTGCGGCCCGGCTACCAGGACTTGTGGGACCGCCACGGCGGCATTACCGGGGCGGTCGTGCCGCGGCCGAAGCTCCTGCCGGTGGGCTGGGCGACGCCCCGGCTCGCGGCGCGGAGCCGAACGTAGCGTCCGGCACTCCCCCCGCCGGGCCGACGCTCGGGCCACGTTCAGTGTGTGTACGGCTCCCCCCCGGGGGGTCGAGGCACGAATTGAGTCAATGCCACAAATTACCGTTGGACCGACGTGCGGACCACAACCCGCGTTCGACTGCCGACTTGACTCGGAGCTCCTGGCCGGTGATGCTGACGGACTGGACGCCCGTTCCCGTGTGGGGGTGTCGTCGTGTCGCCGTCCGCCCCGCCGCCGAAGCTCCTCGACCGCCTCCGAGGCGCCTGCCGGGTGCGGCGGTACAGCCTCCGCACGGAGGACGCGTACCACGACTGGGTGCGGCGGTTCGTCCTGTTCCACGGGAAGCGGCACCCGGAGACGATGGGCGAGCGGGAGGTGAACGCCTTCCTGACGCACCTGGCGGTCGAGGGGCGGGTGGCCGCGAGCACGCAGAACCAGGCCCTGGCGGCGCTGCTCTTCCTGTACACCAGTACGTGCTGGAGCGGCCGCTCGACTGGCTCGGCGACGTCGTGCGGGCGCAGCGGCCGCGGCGGCTCCCGGTGGTGTTGAGTCGGTCGGAGGTGCAGCGCGTCCTCGGCACCCTGACCGGGACGCCCCGGCTCATCGCCCTGCTGCTGTACGGCGGCGGGTTGCGGGTGAGCGAGTGCCTGAACCTGCGGGTCCACGACGTGGACTTCGACCGCCACGAACTCCTGGTCCGGCACGGGAAGGGCGGGAAGGACCGGCGGACGATCCTGCCGCGGGCCGCGGCCGACCTGTTGCGCGCCCACCTGGACCGGGTGCGGCCGCTGGCCGAGGCGGACCGGGCGGCCGGGGTGCCGGGCGTGTGCCTCCCGGACGCGATCGCGCGGAAGTACCCGAACGCGGGGACGGACTGGGGGTGGCAGTGGGTGTTCCCGTCGGCGAGGCTGTCCACCGACCCGCGGACGGGGGTTTGCCGTCGGCACCACGCGCACCCGAGTGCGGTGAACCGGAGCGTGGTGGCCGCGGCGCGGGCGGCGGGGGTGACGAAGCACGCGACCGCGCACACCTTCCGGCACGCCTTCGCCACGCACCTGTTGGAGGACGGCCAGGACATCCGCACGGTGCAGGAGCTGTTGGGCCACGCGGACGTCTCGACGACCATGATCTACACCCACGCCCTCAACACGGGTGGCCTCGGGGTGACGAGTCCGGCGGACCGGCTGCTTGGCAGTCCGGCGGACGACCGCGCATAATCGCGTTTCGCGTGTTAGGATGCGCGGGGTGACGGCGGGAACCCGCGAATGACGGGGAAACGCTCGGCCGGGCGGCCGGGATCGCGCACGATCGGTCAGTCCGGCACACGCGCGCTAATCACTTGTTCGGCGGCGGAGGGCGCTCGATGCGTGAAGGCGACTTCGAGGTGCTGCCGGCCGGCGAGATGCGGGCCAAGTACGGCCTCACTGCCGAGAACCGGCCGACCCTCACGCTCGACCCGTCGGCCGTCCCGCCGGGGCTGCGTCACCTGATTCCGCTCGCCGAGCAGTTCGGCGTCAGCGATGATCTGA carries:
- a CDS encoding phage integrase N-terminal SAM-like domain-containing protein, whose amino-acid sequence is MSPSAPPPKLLDRLRGACRVRRYSLRTEDAYHDWVRRFVLFHGKRHPETMGEREVNAFLTHLAVEGRVAASTQNQALAALLFLYTSTCWSGRSTGSATSCGRSGRGGSRWC
- a CDS encoding integron integrase; its protein translation is MLERPLDWLGDVVRAQRPRRLPVVLSRSEVQRVLGTLTGTPRLIALLLYGGGLRVSECLNLRVHDVDFDRHELLVRHGKGGKDRRTILPRAAADLLRAHLDRVRPLAEADRAAGVPGVCLPDAIARKYPNAGTDWGWQWVFPSARLSTDPRTGVCRRHHAHPSAVNRSVVAAARAAGVTKHATAHTFRHAFATHLLEDGQDIRTVQELLGHADVSTTMIYTHALNTGGLGVTSPADRLLGSPADDRA